The Candidatus Sysuiplasma jiujiangense genome includes a window with the following:
- a CDS encoding shikimate kinase: MFDAEATEYCAATIVSGIVSFSGVTLGTSLSSKAKVRVEGGRESSFELKNSVPVDGRLVNECVRAVEPFNKTGKGGLYIEVESEIPPSKGMKSSSSVSLAVISALLRAYGAEIPESRLLQLSAVASLNAGVSLTGAYDDAAACHYGGIIFADNKKMTVEREMKMGKEYSVVYSIPERSTEKKALPFAELKKNTAAMESFYGIAKLSLYREAALANSLLLCRVLNIDPAPIFSSLAGGAVIAGITGTGPAIFALSDRDELPAVVNALKDYGKTVICRNRGVSADGVVF, from the coding sequence ATGTTTGATGCGGAAGCCACAGAATATTGTGCTGCTACAATAGTGAGCGGTATAGTTTCCTTCAGCGGCGTAACGCTGGGCACAAGCCTCAGCAGCAAGGCGAAGGTCAGGGTCGAGGGTGGCAGGGAGAGCAGCTTCGAGCTCAAAAACAGCGTTCCGGTGGACGGAAGACTGGTGAATGAGTGTGTCAGAGCTGTTGAGCCTTTCAATAAAACAGGTAAAGGCGGTCTGTACATCGAAGTGGAATCCGAAATTCCCCCTTCCAAGGGAATGAAGAGCAGCAGCAGCGTTTCACTGGCTGTAATTTCCGCGCTTCTTCGCGCATACGGCGCCGAAATTCCGGAATCAAGGCTGCTGCAGCTGTCGGCTGTCGCCTCGCTGAATGCGGGTGTTTCGCTGACCGGCGCATATGACGATGCCGCAGCCTGCCACTATGGCGGCATCATCTTCGCCGATAACAAAAAGATGACGGTAGAGAGGGAAATGAAAATGGGGAAGGAGTACAGCGTCGTTTACTCAATACCTGAACGGAGCACCGAGAAGAAAGCACTGCCATTTGCCGAATTGAAGAAGAATACGGCTGCGATGGAAAGTTTCTACGGAATTGCAAAACTTTCGCTCTACAGGGAGGCGGCCCTTGCGAATTCCCTCCTGCTCTGCCGCGTGCTTAACATCGATCCAGCACCGATATTCTCCTCGCTTGCCGGGGGTGCGGTAATCGCCGGCATAACCGGAACGGGTCCGGCGATCTTTGCACTTTCCGACAGGGATGAGTTGCCGGCGGTTGTAAACGCTTTGAAGGATTACGGTAAAACTGTCATATGCAGAAACAGGGGTGTATCCGCGGATGGAGTTGTTTTCTGA
- a CDS encoding prephenate dehydrogenase/arogenate dehydrogenase family protein codes for MSLVCERIREAEKIGRLKRNRRVPVRDFTVEAQVIERAEKIFEKNGIDRHIGRELAKSLIMASISVQTSSDVVVYEGKSKSILIVGGNGKMGRWYANFFSTQGHEVVINDVNAEPSPYKFEPDMLKAASQADIVILSTPISVTAPILQQLVDENCHATLLDGCSLKSPLLDAIGMGIRKEMRIASIHPMFGPSTRMLADQNLIVCNCGSKEAVDDAISLFKDTSLNITVLDVSKHDEIMGYALGAAHAVNIVFFDMLAGSGLSAAEIQRFASTTLRKQLSTAIDVASENPILYYEIQNLNEHREVIFSSLRSSLEKVRRASFSSSGDDFVEIMRRGMEYFGGRTDV; via the coding sequence ATGTCCCTTGTATGCGAAAGGATCAGGGAAGCAGAGAAAATAGGAAGGCTGAAGAGAAACAGAAGGGTCCCTGTCAGAGATTTCACGGTAGAGGCCCAGGTCATAGAACGGGCTGAGAAGATATTTGAAAAAAACGGCATCGACCGTCACATAGGCAGAGAACTTGCAAAATCGCTCATAATGGCATCGATCTCAGTGCAGACATCCAGCGACGTCGTCGTCTACGAAGGCAAGTCAAAGAGCATACTGATAGTAGGCGGCAACGGAAAGATGGGACGGTGGTACGCAAACTTCTTCAGTACGCAGGGCCACGAGGTCGTAATAAACGATGTCAACGCTGAGCCGTCACCATATAAATTTGAGCCCGATATGCTGAAAGCCGCTTCGCAGGCTGACATAGTAATACTCTCAACCCCTATATCCGTAACAGCTCCGATACTCCAGCAACTCGTTGATGAAAACTGTCACGCAACACTTCTTGACGGCTGCAGCCTGAAATCCCCGCTCCTCGATGCTATCGGAATGGGTATCCGCAAAGAAATGCGGATAGCGAGCATTCATCCGATGTTCGGTCCGTCGACAAGGATGCTGGCAGACCAGAATCTGATTGTATGCAATTGCGGAAGCAAGGAGGCTGTCGATGATGCGATATCCCTTTTCAAGGACACAAGCCTCAACATAACCGTCCTGGATGTTTCTAAACATGACGAGATAATGGGATATGCACTAGGCGCAGCCCATGCCGTAAACATCGTTTTTTTCGATATGCTGGCAGGCAGCGGGCTTTCCGCAGCGGAGATACAGCGCTTTGCCAGCACTACGCTCAGGAAGCAGCTTTCAACTGCAATCGATGTCGCTTCAGAGAATCCTATATTGTACTACGAGATACAGAATCTCAACGAACACAGGGAAGTGATATTCTCTTCTCTGCGTTCTTCCCTGGAGAAAGTACGGCGCGCATCTTTCAGTTCCAGCGGAGACGATTTTGTTGAAATTATGCGAAGAGGAATGGAATATTTCGGAGGCAGGACAGATGTCTAA
- a CDS encoding type I 3-dehydroquinate dehydratase codes for MICVSVAGKNAAEIMEKARVAESSGADIVEFRLDSIGVLSERTVREISSSVKIMKIATLKGDSIRLLSRPDAELLFSDFDFIDVDVSDAESMDLPENLRRKIIASFHGKIRDEKEALSILQRELRRYAIAKCISIVGSMREASIIARSVPAEERDRVIAFSMGREGVLTRIVSMKGGSPWAYASLSRAEQTAEGQLVFEDLRDIEKGMLLLLIGRSVEHSLSPLIQNHAMKRCGIPGRYVAVSVKESTELESFFELAVASGARGINVTMPYKQDVLPFLHSLSGEAERIQAVNTIVNRQGKLEGHNTDFDAFRSVISGMEEGSALIFGAGGAARAAAAALDGWDITVYSRSSEKVEMLQKSLNVDRRNFSPGSKYDLLVNCTPLGMDGVSDQIPDKVTGCAFDLIIDFVYSGGCRLFEQLARSRGIGYVGGEKLLALQAAESFRLWTGVEPPVEEMIELVERGKDA; via the coding sequence ATGATATGTGTTTCTGTAGCCGGAAAGAATGCCGCTGAAATTATGGAGAAGGCCAGGGTGGCCGAATCATCCGGTGCGGACATTGTCGAGTTCAGGCTGGATTCAATAGGTGTGCTGTCAGAGCGGACGGTGAGGGAAATTTCCTCATCGGTAAAGATAATGAAGATAGCGACGCTGAAGGGTGACTCCATCAGGCTGCTTTCCCGCCCGGACGCGGAGCTGTTATTTTCCGATTTCGATTTCATTGACGTCGATGTGAGTGACGCTGAGTCGATGGATCTGCCGGAAAACCTGCGCAGGAAAATCATCGCTTCATTCCATGGGAAAATAAGGGACGAAAAGGAAGCTCTTTCGATTCTGCAAAGGGAATTACGGCGGTACGCAATTGCAAAGTGCATCTCGATCGTCGGTTCGATGAGGGAGGCATCGATAATTGCCAGATCTGTTCCGGCAGAGGAAAGGGACAGGGTAATTGCCTTCTCAATGGGCAGAGAAGGGGTGCTGACGAGAATCGTGTCGATGAAGGGCGGAAGCCCATGGGCTTATGCTTCACTCTCCCGGGCAGAGCAGACGGCAGAGGGCCAGCTGGTATTCGAAGACTTGAGGGATATAGAAAAAGGCATGCTTCTTCTTTTAATCGGCCGATCGGTGGAACACAGTCTTTCCCCGCTCATACAGAACCATGCGATGAAGAGATGCGGGATTCCCGGAAGATATGTTGCTGTAAGCGTGAAGGAAAGCACGGAACTCGAGTCTTTCTTTGAACTTGCAGTTGCCTCAGGCGCAAGGGGAATCAATGTTACGATGCCGTACAAGCAGGATGTCCTTCCTTTTCTTCATTCGCTTTCCGGCGAGGCTGAGCGAATACAGGCTGTCAACACAATTGTAAACAGGCAGGGAAAACTGGAAGGCCATAATACCGATTTTGACGCATTCAGAAGTGTGATCAGCGGAATGGAAGAGGGAAGCGCGCTGATATTCGGTGCAGGAGGCGCCGCGCGGGCAGCAGCCGCCGCGCTTGACGGCTGGGACATAACGGTTTATTCCCGGAGCAGCGAGAAAGTCGAGATGCTGCAGAAGAGTCTCAATGTAGACAGAAGAAACTTCAGTCCGGGATCCAAGTATGATCTGCTTGTCAACTGTACGCCTCTGGGAATGGATGGTGTATCAGACCAAATTCCGGATAAAGTAACAGGCTGTGCTTTTGATTTGATAATAGACTTTGTTTATTCGGGCGGGTGCAGATTGTTCGAACAGCTGGCACGCAGCAGAGGCATAGGCTACGTTGGCGGAGAAAAGCTTCTTGCCCTGCAGGCAGCAGAGTCTTTCCGGCTGTGGACAGGAGTCGAGCCGCCTGTCGAAGAAATGATTGAGCTGGTCGAACGGGGGAAGGATGCCTGA
- the aroA gene encoding 3-phosphoshikimate 1-carboxyvinyltransferase, with the protein MELFSEKSGAVHGTVAAPPSKSMTHRAILFGLMSGGAMRIMNALVSDDTVSTICAARLMGSDISGGSTLTMEGGMHQPEDVINANNSGTTARLLSSICSLMAGHSVITGDSSLRSRPMEPVIDAIRQLGGEAFSTLNNGRLPAVFGGPMRNSSASLRGDISSQFASSLAMSCPIKDGETEVAIVGGMQSRRYLELTLQMVDYFGGRAGFEGNTMYFEGGGSYGPRDIVIPGDYSSASFIIAASAITGGSVSVSSLSDDFVQADSVILRVAEKFGCNVERSGDRVAVSATGLTGTDIDCAETPDIFPITCVIASAARGRSTISGSENLRMKETDRIKTTCSMLKNIGVKFMAKGNSIQINGGKIRGGVVDSCGDHRIAMSAAVAGLASAKGVLVKDAGCFRVSYPSFLRDIKRIGGKVSRR; encoded by the coding sequence ATGGAGTTGTTTTCTGAGAAATCCGGAGCTGTTCACGGGACAGTTGCCGCCCCACCTTCCAAGAGCATGACGCACAGGGCGATACTCTTCGGCCTCATGTCGGGCGGAGCCATGCGGATCATGAATGCGCTTGTGAGCGATGATACAGTGAGCACAATTTGTGCCGCGAGGCTAATGGGTTCGGATATTTCAGGCGGCAGCACGCTTACGATGGAAGGAGGAATGCATCAGCCTGAAGATGTGATCAATGCAAACAATTCCGGAACAACGGCCCGCCTTCTGAGCTCTATTTGTTCCCTGATGGCCGGCCATTCCGTAATTACAGGCGACAGTTCGCTTCGCTCCAGGCCTATGGAACCCGTGATCGATGCGATAAGGCAGCTTGGCGGTGAAGCATTCTCCACTCTGAATAATGGCAGGCTTCCTGCTGTCTTCGGCGGACCAATGAGAAATTCATCTGCAAGCCTGCGCGGAGACATAAGCTCACAGTTCGCCTCCTCACTTGCCATGTCATGTCCGATTAAGGACGGTGAGACAGAGGTTGCGATTGTGGGAGGAATGCAGTCCAGGCGGTACCTGGAGCTCACACTCCAGATGGTTGATTATTTTGGCGGAAGGGCCGGATTTGAAGGAAACACGATGTATTTTGAAGGAGGTGGAAGCTACGGGCCAAGGGACATAGTGATACCGGGTGACTATTCCTCCGCATCCTTTATCATCGCAGCATCGGCCATTACCGGGGGCAGTGTATCCGTCTCCTCCCTGAGCGATGATTTCGTTCAGGCGGATTCGGTGATTCTGCGTGTGGCGGAAAAATTCGGTTGCAATGTTGAAAGAAGCGGCGACAGGGTTGCGGTTTCGGCAACGGGACTCACCGGAACTGATATAGATTGCGCTGAGACGCCAGATATTTTCCCCATAACATGCGTGATTGCATCTGCTGCCCGTGGCAGAAGCACAATCAGCGGATCTGAGAATCTCAGGATGAAGGAGACTGACCGCATTAAAACCACATGCTCGATGTTGAAAAATATCGGCGTCAAGTTCATGGCAAAGGGAAACAGCATCCAAATCAATGGCGGAAAAATAAGGGGCGGAGTGGTTGATTCCTGCGGCGATCACAGGATAGCGATGTCAGCGGCTGTTGCGGGTCTGGCATCCGCGAAAGGCGTCCTGGTGAAGGACGCAGGTTGCTTCAGGGTCTCTTATCCGTCTTTCCTGAGGGATATAAAGAGGATTGGAGGGAAGGTGAGCAGGCGTTGA
- a CDS encoding aminodeoxychorismate/anthranilate synthase component II — translation MLLLIDNYDSFSYNLYQLLGEMGMDVSVERNDDLTLKSIRRIDPDAIVISPGPGIPSSRKYFGIGLQVIREMGKEIPVLGVCLGHQGIAYAYGGRVVHANRVMHGKTSLIYHEGSGLFESLPSPTTGGRYHSLIVEEETLPACIKVTARSEFGEIMALKHSKYEMYGIQFHPESILTPRGRQILKNFRKIVRGSL, via the coding sequence ATGCTGCTGCTGATAGACAACTATGACTCCTTTTCATACAACCTGTATCAATTGCTGGGCGAAATGGGAATGGATGTTTCCGTGGAAAGGAACGACGATCTTACGCTGAAGAGTATCAGGCGTATCGATCCCGATGCGATTGTAATATCTCCCGGACCTGGAATACCGTCCAGCAGAAAGTATTTCGGCATAGGGCTCCAGGTCATACGGGAAATGGGAAAGGAGATACCTGTTCTTGGCGTATGCCTTGGCCATCAGGGCATCGCGTACGCATATGGTGGGCGGGTCGTGCATGCTAACAGGGTAATGCACGGTAAAACCTCTCTCATTTATCACGAAGGCTCAGGACTCTTCGAAAGCCTGCCGTCGCCAACCACGGGGGGACGCTATCACTCACTGATTGTTGAGGAGGAGACATTGCCGGCATGCATCAAAGTAACTGCCAGGAGCGAGTTCGGTGAGATAATGGCTCTGAAACACTCCAAATACGAAATGTATGGCATACAGTTCCATCCGGAATCGATACTGACGCCACGCGGGAGACAGATACTGAAAAATTTCAGGAAAATAGTCAGAGGAAGCCTATGA
- a CDS encoding anthranilate synthase component I family protein, whose protein sequence is MQRLQKPSIMFSSGSDTVLFRECERRTEPLELFSRLLSSNSECFLLESATGPAHSARYSLLGASPVSRATYRNGHITFDGRTAKQRIDHFLNEHIGNGHVPGNFAHPYLGGFVGYFSYDTIRSFEKLPDIHAESAFPDAELGLFEDGFIYDHRKNRLFYFSHGDDRERDLANADEIDDAMDFGKIIAQPSKEEYLLSVEKAKEYIIDGDIFQVVLSRRMSVDKMSGYLHFYESLRNINPSPYMYYVKFGDRIVIGSSPETLVRVKGKVVTTYPIAGTRPTSPSRKENEQLRRQLLASEKEKAEHNMLVDLARNDVGRVCRFGTVSVPEYMKVEKYSHVQHIVSRVEGILTKGRTPVDALFSIFPAGTVSGAPKIRAMEIIEELEKFRRGPYAGAVGYYSFTGCLDSAISIRTLFCNGRKAFLQAGGGIVYDSVPEMEYQETENKMGALMSVYGRGK, encoded by the coding sequence TTGCAGCGGCTGCAAAAGCCGTCCATCATGTTTTCTTCGGGGAGTGATACGGTGCTGTTCAGAGAGTGTGAGAGAAGAACGGAACCGCTCGAACTTTTTTCACGGCTCCTCTCCTCAAACAGCGAATGCTTCCTCCTTGAGAGTGCCACAGGGCCTGCGCATTCCGCGCGATACAGCCTTCTCGGTGCTTCGCCCGTTTCTAGGGCAACATACAGGAACGGGCACATCACATTTGACGGCAGGACGGCAAAGCAGAGAATAGATCATTTTCTAAATGAACATATTGGCAACGGCCATGTGCCCGGTAATTTCGCTCATCCCTATCTGGGCGGGTTCGTGGGATACTTCTCCTATGACACAATACGCTCGTTCGAAAAACTCCCTGATATACATGCCGAGTCGGCCTTTCCGGATGCTGAGCTGGGCCTCTTTGAAGACGGTTTCATTTATGATCACCGTAAAAACCGCCTATTCTATTTTTCGCATGGGGATGACAGAGAGAGGGACCTTGCTAATGCGGACGAAATCGACGATGCAATGGATTTTGGTAAAATAATCGCGCAACCCTCAAAGGAGGAGTATCTTCTGTCTGTTGAAAAAGCCAAGGAGTACATCATTGATGGCGACATATTCCAGGTCGTCCTTTCGAGGAGAATGTCCGTCGACAAGATGAGCGGATATCTCCATTTCTACGAATCTCTCAGGAACATCAATCCCTCCCCTTACATGTATTATGTTAAATTCGGGGACAGGATAGTCATCGGTTCAAGCCCGGAGACGCTTGTGCGTGTCAAGGGGAAAGTGGTTACCACTTATCCCATTGCAGGAACACGCCCCACCTCCCCATCAAGGAAAGAGAACGAGCAGCTCAGGAGGCAGCTGCTTGCAAGCGAGAAAGAAAAGGCGGAGCACAATATGCTCGTGGATCTTGCAAGGAATGATGTGGGCCGGGTCTGCAGGTTCGGCACCGTTTCAGTCCCGGAGTATATGAAAGTTGAAAAATACAGCCATGTGCAGCACATAGTTTCAAGGGTTGAGGGTATTCTGACCAAGGGAAGGACACCGGTAGACGCCCTTTTCTCAATTTTCCCGGCAGGGACTGTCAGCGGCGCACCGAAGATCAGGGCAATGGAAATTATCGAAGAGCTGGAAAAATTCAGGCGCGGTCCGTATGCTGGTGCAGTCGGATACTATTCCTTTACAGGCTGTCTCGACAGTGCAATATCGATAAGAACGCTTTTCTGCAATGGCAGGAAAGCATTCCTACAGGCGGGCGGCGGAATAGTATACGACTCGGTACCTGAAATGGAATATCAGGAAACTGAAAACAAGATGGGTGCCCTCATGTCCGTTTACGGGAGGGGAAAATGA
- the aroC gene encoding chorismate synthase has protein sequence MLTIFGESHGEMVGAVLDGLPSGTVIDTARIMAEMELRKPAPLIGTARTEPDDVRISGGLRDGVLTGTPLVFLIYNRDIRSASYAETPFVPRPGHADYTAHVKYSGYSDFRGGGQFSGRLTAPIVAAGAAARQFLSTAGIRVAGHVVSIGNAEDSTAYDFEQVERNRFSNEIRCIDSTLAEKMRTEILEARKDGDSVGGIVECICTGIPAGVGEPFFDSVEGELSKFIFSIPAVKGIEFGSGFRGTKLRGSLNNDQFVISGSERKVVTETNNSGGINGGITNGMPVVLRVAFKPTSSIPRKQKSIDLRRMEETELVVKGRHDPCIVPRAVIVVEAVCCLTIADLYLRSGLNCRKKN, from the coding sequence ATGCTGACAATATTCGGCGAAAGTCATGGTGAAATGGTCGGTGCAGTGCTGGATGGGCTCCCGTCCGGCACGGTTATCGATACCGCTCGGATAATGGCGGAGATGGAACTGAGGAAGCCTGCCCCTCTGATAGGAACAGCCAGAACTGAACCGGACGATGTCAGGATTTCAGGAGGTTTGCGTGACGGCGTACTGACAGGAACCCCACTTGTTTTCCTTATATACAACAGGGACATCAGAAGTGCATCCTACGCAGAAACGCCATTTGTTCCCAGGCCGGGACATGCTGACTACACAGCCCATGTTAAATATTCCGGGTATTCTGATTTCAGAGGGGGCGGCCAGTTCAGCGGCAGGCTGACAGCTCCTATTGTGGCCGCGGGGGCTGCAGCAAGGCAGTTCCTAAGCACAGCGGGAATAAGAGTTGCCGGTCATGTTGTGAGCATAGGAAATGCGGAGGACAGCACGGCCTATGATTTCGAACAGGTGGAGAGGAACAGATTCTCAAATGAAATAAGATGCATAGACAGCACACTTGCAGAAAAAATGCGTACTGAGATACTCGAAGCGAGGAAGGACGGTGACAGCGTGGGAGGCATCGTGGAATGCATCTGCACGGGCATTCCTGCCGGCGTCGGAGAGCCATTCTTCGACAGTGTAGAGGGAGAACTTTCGAAATTCATTTTCTCTATCCCCGCCGTGAAGGGTATAGAATTCGGTTCTGGTTTCCGCGGTACAAAACTCAGAGGAAGCCTGAACAACGATCAGTTTGTCATCTCCGGCAGTGAAAGGAAGGTAGTAACGGAGACCAACAATTCCGGCGGCATCAACGGTGGAATAACCAACGGAATGCCAGTTGTCCTCAGGGTCGCATTCAAGCCCACCTCCTCCATCCCCAGAAAACAGAAGAGCATTGATCTGAGGAGGATGGAGGAGACGGAACTTGTGGTGAAGGGAAGGCATGACCCCTGTATCGTGCCCCGAGCAGTGATTGTTGTTGAAGCGGTTTGCTGCCTGACAATTGCTGATCTGTATTTGAGGAGTGGATTGAACTGCCGGAAGAAGAACTGA
- a CDS encoding aspartate kinase — translation MAGIAVMKFGGSCLKNADGLYKMLNLSNDEKKLTVVVSALSGVTDRILETVTNRLSEKSIISLISFLRERHISLLSEISSGPVMEDGRKAIERLLKNMERLLYGVYYTRELTPRTKALILSFGERLSARVISSAFNYSGRDSRVFDSDALGVVTNTDYVSATADLQQSKRIAGRKLRASISSGHLPVVTGFFGRDPRGNITLLGRNGTDYSAAIVAYALDSRRLVIWKDVDGFLTADPTLVPQAKLIDEISYDEAAELSYFGAEVLHPKAVDPVRLGNITIRIRNIANPDSEGTLITSSKRQTTGIVKSVSCLKDLGIIRAYVTGGGYTSGTISGISGHLGNAGINIISATTSQTCIAFLLRSEDMELSAETLSGIISRGLDKIETEYDVALLCAVGEGLGKTRGIAAKVFGAIATADVNVGMMSAGASTAAYHFTVSMSDLAAAAKAVHHVFFGE, via the coding sequence ATGGCTGGGATAGCTGTAATGAAGTTCGGCGGTTCCTGTCTTAAAAACGCAGACGGGCTGTACAAAATGCTCAATCTCAGCAACGATGAAAAAAAATTGACAGTCGTTGTGAGTGCTCTGTCCGGCGTCACCGACCGCATACTGGAGACAGTCACCAATCGTCTGAGTGAAAAGAGCATCATCTCGCTTATTTCATTCCTGAGGGAAAGACACATCAGTCTTCTGTCCGAAATATCGTCGGGACCAGTGATGGAGGATGGAAGGAAGGCGATAGAACGGCTGCTCAAAAATATGGAACGGCTTCTGTATGGTGTATACTATACAAGGGAGCTGACACCCCGGACAAAGGCTCTGATCCTCAGTTTCGGGGAACGACTCTCCGCTCGCGTCATCTCCTCAGCGTTCAACTATTCTGGCCGCGACTCCCGCGTCTTTGACTCGGACGCACTCGGTGTCGTAACAAACACGGATTATGTAAGTGCAACCGCAGACCTGCAACAGTCAAAAAGGATCGCAGGAAGAAAGCTTCGCGCTTCCATATCCTCCGGCCATCTTCCGGTGGTAACGGGTTTCTTTGGCAGGGATCCCAGGGGTAACATAACACTGCTCGGAAGAAATGGGACCGACTACAGTGCTGCGATTGTAGCCTATGCGCTTGATTCGAGGAGGCTAGTGATATGGAAGGATGTCGACGGCTTCCTCACGGCCGATCCCACACTGGTTCCCCAGGCGAAGCTTATTGATGAAATATCTTATGATGAAGCAGCGGAGTTATCGTATTTTGGTGCCGAGGTTCTTCATCCGAAGGCAGTGGACCCTGTCCGTCTGGGAAACATAACAATCAGGATCAGGAATATCGCCAATCCTGATTCTGAAGGCACACTGATAACCTCGAGCAAGAGGCAGACGACGGGCATTGTGAAAAGTGTCTCCTGCCTCAAGGATCTTGGAATTATACGTGCATATGTAACCGGTGGAGGATATACGTCCGGGACGATTTCAGGCATTTCAGGACATCTTGGCAATGCCGGAATCAACATAATATCCGCGACAACATCCCAGACCTGTATTGCCTTCCTGCTGCGCTCAGAGGATATGGAGCTGTCGGCAGAAACACTCTCAGGCATCATTTCCAGGGGGCTGGATAAGATAGAGACGGAATACGATGTGGCCCTCCTCTGTGCGGTCGGAGAGGGGCTTGGAAAGACCAGGGGAATTGCCGCAAAGGTATTCGGTGCAATTGCAACAGCAGACGTCAATGTCGGAATGATGTCAGCAGGAGCCTCCACCGCGGCTTACCATTTCACTGTCTCGATGAGCGACCTTGCAGCGGCTGCAAAAGCCGTCCATCATGTTTTCTTCGGGGAGTGA
- the asd gene encoding aspartate-semialdehyde dehydrogenase codes for MSKLRTAVLGASGLVGQRFCEMLSGHPFFDVPDLYATERSEGKTVADVLQIPEHRIGRELLDSRIMAIDVRHICMERYDAIFSALPANAAAKFETELSASGSRLFTNASPNRMRSDVPLVVPEVNHEHLSLVAGKKGFIVANGNCSAIGLALGLKPLEKYGIGNVEVTTLQALSGAGYPGIPSLDSTANVIPYIESEEEKLSQEIPKMFGSISNGAVISSDIEVNATCTRVPVREGHVESVTVLLRQSVTLEKVVGSFTSFRSLPQELSLPSAPVIPIVVRSEANRPQPLFDVNAGEPESARGMAASVGRVRVNGNTVRFVILTHNTIRGAAGGSVLNAEIMHARGDM; via the coding sequence ATGTCTAAGCTCCGGACAGCGGTCCTTGGCGCGAGCGGACTCGTGGGACAGCGCTTTTGCGAGATGCTCTCAGGACATCCGTTTTTTGATGTTCCCGATCTGTATGCAACAGAAAGGAGTGAAGGAAAGACGGTGGCGGATGTCCTGCAGATCCCGGAGCACCGAATCGGGAGAGAATTGCTGGACAGCAGGATCATGGCGATCGACGTCAGGCATATCTGCATGGAGAGGTATGATGCAATATTCAGCGCCCTCCCGGCTAATGCGGCCGCGAAATTTGAGACGGAGCTGTCCGCATCTGGAAGCAGACTGTTTACAAATGCATCCCCAAACAGAATGAGGTCCGATGTGCCGCTTGTCGTTCCGGAAGTAAACCATGAACATCTTTCACTGGTTGCCGGAAAGAAGGGATTCATAGTCGCAAACGGAAACTGCAGTGCTATCGGCCTTGCGCTGGGATTGAAACCACTCGAAAAATACGGCATTGGCAATGTCGAAGTGACAACTCTTCAGGCTCTCAGCGGCGCCGGTTATCCCGGAATTCCATCCCTGGACTCAACAGCGAATGTCATACCCTACATCGAATCCGAAGAGGAGAAGTTATCACAGGAAATACCGAAGATGTTTGGCAGCATTTCCAACGGTGCGGTCATAAGCTCCGATATTGAAGTAAACGCAACATGCACCCGGGTACCGGTGCGGGAAGGGCATGTGGAATCTGTGACGGTTCTGCTCAGGCAAAGCGTAACTCTTGAGAAAGTTGTCGGCTCGTTCACATCCTTCCGCTCCCTCCCGCAGGAATTGTCACTGCCTTCAGCGCCTGTTATTCCAATAGTGGTGCGAAGCGAAGCAAACAGGCCTCAGCCGCTCTTTGATGTAAACGCTGGCGAACCCGAATCAGCCAGGGGAATGGCTGCATCCGTGGGAAGGGTGCGGGTGAACGGCAACACTGTGCGATTTGTGATTCTCACTCACAACACGATTCGCGGAGCCGCAGGCGGATCTGTCCTCAATGCCGAGATCATGCACGCCAGGGGAGACATGTAA